TTCCTTACCCCTGTACTTCTATATTTCACATAAGAGGTTCTTCATAGGCTCGATTGGCCTTTTTCTGGCTTTGCATTTCCGTAAGTTTCCCTatatctctgtctccatcttttcTCTGCCATGTGGTTGTAAATGGACCAAGCTAGCAACAATTTAAAGTTGTTTAACTCACCTATATTttgaagctgaaaaataaaatagctgggTCTGATAGGATGAGTGTCTGATGATCCATTAACACAGATGTAGAAATCTTTATAGTCTGATGCCTCCAAATGGGGAAACCTGCATCCAATATTTTGTCCATCAACCTTGATGTAATCAGGACACTGTGTGGCATGGTCCAAGCCGTCATACCTGTAAAAGAAGTATTGTTGAGAACTGTGTTTTCCAGTATCTTACAGTATTGTGGTATTCAATTTTCAATTATCTTAAGATACCAAGTGAATAATAAAGTCATGTAATGACATGCCATATTGATCGAGCACCAACTCTATGACAAATCCTATGTCATACGCGAGGGATACAATAGTAAGGAAAGCAGGCATAGTCCATAATTTCGCAGAGATTACAATCTGGTGGGGGTTTTAACAAAATCTCAAAGATAAGGCAAGGATTCTTACTCATGCACTTAGGTTATGTTGACTTGCCCACGGGATTTGTGAATCAAAGAGtaagatttctattttaaaaacctgGAGTTTACATACATAATCCTGGACGATACTGCCTTTTTTCTATTGTACCGGAGAACTTATATTAGAAGAAAGCAGATTTAAAAGCAAACTTACAAAATActgttatatttaataaaatgaatgaaattcctTTGAGGAGACAATGCACATCAAGAGATAAACCTCAGCAAAGTCAACAGAGGggtcaaaatgaaaaagaagaggggcgcctgggtggctcagtcggttaagcgtccgacttcagttcaggtcatgatctcatggttcgtgagtttgagccccgcgtcaggctctgccctcaaagtgcagagcctggagcctgcttcacattctgtgtgtctctctctctctgcccctcctctacttaagccttctctcaaaaacaaataaataaatatgtctacaaatgtttttaatcacaaaaagagaaagaagagctGTCTGGCAAGTAAATATCTAATTTCCCATCCTCTCAGCCAAGAAATGTTGCCATATCATTGAAAGTTAACCTCTTTCCAGTAATAAGGCTAACAGGAATTAGGGGGGATTTCCCTACTGATTTTCAAAGCAACAAATGCCTGGTTTATTTTCCTAAAGAACAGCTTGCAATGCAAAATGTGACATCTGTAAAAGCAGTCAAAATCCCTTTTGAAATTAAGTCAGTCTAGCAGTTGATAAGGGGCTGATTTCAAATATCCAGACTCTACTGAATTCACTTTATGCCAAGTATTtagtttgttgctgttgtttgtttgttaccCCAAGTTGTTACTTATTTTCATGGTGGGGGAGAACGTTTTATGATAgtgaaaatatactttattttttaatacaatagcTGATAGCGATATACTGgctgtagagaaagaaaagaaaatatgagcatTCTATAATAAGCTGAAACTTGCCTTTTCAAGTAGCCAAGTATTTACTTTGGACAGAACTAACTACTTGATTAGTTCACCTGATTAGAGTTTGGGAGACTTGAGTTCTAGGCTTGACTTGACCCAGATTTATGTTGTGCCAGTAGGAAGCCTGCTGGTACCCTTATTTTCCAGCTTCTAAGATGTCAGTATTTCTCCCTCActagtaaaatgaggataatgcgGAAGAGGGCAGGGACTTTGCTTATTCACACTTTCAGCCTTTTTATCTAGAACAATGCTGGCATTTAACAACttctttatatttgttgaattaatgaaaaaaCAATTTAGACCATAGAAATTGACCCCTCTGAttccagatgaaaaaactgagaccCCCAAAAAAGGAAGACTGCTTGCCCAAGACCACTAAGTTAAATGATGCCAGAGCAGGGATTAGAACCCAGTTCTCAGGATGCTTAATAGCTTATACCTATCACTTACATAttatcatttttctaaagaaaaaagccAATATAATTTGGGCCTGAAACTCACAAAGAGTTACACTTTGTCCTCTCTTGCTTTTTACTgttatttaataaatgcataaattccaATACATACTTATCAGTGTACGAATACTCTCatcatttgtttcattcatttaatgaatattttgtgATAATCTACTATGGGCCATAGCACAGCAGAGATAGTTAAGAGAAATGTAAGAAACAGTTCCTGCCCACCAATCTCTTAAAAATTTAAgggagcaggggcgcctggatggctctgtcggtaaagcacctgacttcagctcaggtcacggtctcatggtttgtgagatcaagccctgcatcaggctctgtgctgacagctcagagcctggagcctgcttccaattctgtgtccctctctcactcacccttcccctgctcgtgctctctctctctctctcaaaaataaataaaacactaaaaaagtatttttttaatttaagggaGGAGACAAAGCACACAATACGTGGCAAAAATTTAAATGCCATCCAGACAAGTAATTGAGAGCTATAATATGTAATAGTTCAGAGAAAAACTGAACAGAAGTTGATATGATCAATAAAGGGTTGATGAAATTGAATACCAGATGGGCTTTGAAAGACAGATAAGAGTTGGTGAGAAAGCCAGAGGACATTCCAGATAGCAATGCACACAGCGGCATAAAAGATCATAACACgggtgagaaaaaaaatgtagagatggGTCTAAATGGGGTGGAACATTCATACTGGTGACAGGAAAAGGTCATGTTGGGAAAGCAGTGATACAGAGAGGCAGAAATTTGAACGCCACCTTAGATTTTTATCCGGGAGGTAATGAGTAGCCAAAGTTTTGGAGCAAAAGAGTGGCGTATGAAAATAGGAAGATAGGAGGATAAATCTGGCTACAGCGTGCAAAACGAATAGGACAGGAAGAGATGTGCGACCTTAAAAAGGAGTGTCAGAACGCAGGGTTCAATGTTACCGTGAAACAATGAAGCAATGGAGGAGATGGGAGATTCAAGACGGCTGTAAGTTTCCAAGCCTCAGTggtcattaaaaaagagaagtcagaaaaagGATCCAGTTGTCACAGGTGCCTGCTTTTTAGAAGGCGGGAGTATAAAATATGCCGAAAGTTTTGAGGCTATAATCCTATGTGTCTGAAGAACACAAAATTTAATCCGGCACGGGAACAACGTTGCAATCTTTCCATCACCCAGAGAGTGCCTTTCCAGTAGCTACAGCCTAAACCTACTTCTTCCCGTCGAAAACTCCAAATAATTGTAAACAACCTTCATCGTAAATGCAGCTCTGAAGAATACTGTATTTCATTTAGTGAAAATACTACTCATACAGCAGATTCgtttttatagatattttcttaGTATGGGattcttattataaaaatacttaccAGTAAAACAATTGATAACTGGTATGAAAATGGACACCCAGACCAGGTTTCCAGGAGCAGAGTAAATATTGCCAGTTGTAATACACACAATCCATTTCCTGAATCTTGGTTTCCTGACTTCCTAAGGAATGAATGAACTGTCAATGCTTGAAAGGCACGGTGATGACTCATTTGGGAAGTCACTATgcaattttaattcatttcttttgaccCCTCCTTTTCATTTAGCAGTCAACATAATCAGAACTATACCAAAAGGAAGTTGTTAGAAATTACTTCATTGTAAGTGGGGCATGCAAAATCAAAACCCTTTGAGGCTCATTTAATGATACTAGCGTAAGCATATGCAAAAGCactaaatgaatatttctatGATGCTCTGAGCAGTTGAGTAAACACTCACATGCATATTTACTAATATGACTCCCAAACTGGGAACTATATTAACCTAACAAGATGGGTTTGCTGATGTAAAGGATTCAAAAAGGCCAGTCACCCACTCCTAAAAAGAATTCTATTTGTTGCCACACATTCACTTCTACATACAGTCTGATATATAAGAGTTAAGGGGCCTTATTTCCCATATGGATTGTTCTGGCAGTATTCAATATGAAAGGAGAGCTTTGTTTTAACCTTGTGGTGATTTCCAGTAAGTAGCTTCTGACCATAAACTTTGAACTTCTGATCCATTTGTGCAGTGCGGGGGCAGAAGCGTGTGTATCTTTGCTTCAACGCCTTTGTTAAGATCAAACCCGTCGTTGTAATGTAGATTCTTGGTAATGATGGTCTGTTTGATAAGAAGATGAGACAAAGTCAAGCTTATAAGCAGAGACAGCATCGTGAGCCACATTATTACGGCTAAGaagtcacgggggggggggggggggcgctctgAGTGTCTAAGAAATTCCTCATGATTATCTGATACAAAGCCCTAGATAGAATCCTGGCAGAGCTCATTTGTGCATATTATATCATGCGGTGAGATCATTTGAATCTtaatatattattcaaaataacccccaaaaattctgaaaaagagaCTCTACTGCAGGAACCTGACCTATAATgaagttgaaatcaagagaatTTCCAGATACCATATGCATATTACATGACAGATGACTTATCACATTTCAAATATCACATGAACACTTCAGGAATCATATACAGTGAAATCTGGGAGGCAACTGGACTACAATCATGTCATTTATCCTTGTGCTCCCGATACGTAGCCAAGTGCGTGGTACAAAAGGATCCTCCATAAATGTTTGATTTGAATGGTCTCTTGAAACTGCCTAGCTGAATTAGGAAGGTAACAGTATGCTTcgcaaaacaaaaatctttgcgCATGCTTGACTATGTAGTTAATAAGCCAATAAATGTtcactgaacacttactataATATATGCAAAGGACTGTGCCGTGTTCTATGGGGCCAGTACAAAGATAAATGAGGCTTAATTTTTACAAAGAGAAAGCTCACAGTCCAGTAGCATACATAAGATCCGTATAGAAGCATATAAGTAActggaaaatacaataaaatgtgtattattcaAGTCCATATTCCATGGGTAGGACCACGTATTTTGTTTCCCCCGGACTTCTTATGGTAGTCTTAATACTGGGGAGGATGCAAATAGATGTGGCAGGACGCAGGAGATAGCAGCGGGCACGGCACCTTCTTATTTCTTAATAATAGCTACGGAGAGACAGGAATTAGAATGGACAGGGACattaaaaatcacaagaaagCTCCTAATAATCGCACTGCTATTGCAAGATATCGCAAGTGTGTGCTTTACTTACCTTCCAGTCTTCACTATCAATGTTTCGGTATTTTAATTCATATTCTACTGTGCATTCCTCAAACTTATCCAGAAACAGTGGAGGTTGCCATTGCAAACAGAGATAACCTAAGTATCCTGGGTCTACTATCTCAAAATCCTGAGGAGGATTAACTGAAAGAAAAGccataaaacatttttacttttttgtcctGTCTCTTACGACAAAAATTGCTAAGTCTAGATTACTTCCCTATGTCCATCGGCTGGTGAATGGAGAACTAAACTGTAGTACATCGATACAGTGGAATATCATCAGCCGTAAGGAAGAGTGAGGTAGTGATACAAGCTACAGCATGCAAGAACCTCAAAAACATTGAGCTAAATGAAAGACGCCAGTCACAAAAGAATCACATGAGACCAATTTACATGAAATacccagaagaggcaaatccattgAGACAAAAGTCAATTCGTGGTTGCcgggggctggaggaagggaagaataaCAGATGACTGCCGAttaaagatttgattttttttttttttttttggagaaatagaaatattctgGAACTGAGGAGTTGGGGCTGTTACACAACTCTGTGGATATGCTACAGACCACTGAAcggtacactttaaaaattttttttgatgtttatctttatgtttgagacagagagagacagagcatgagtgggggagagacagggagagagggagacacagaatcagaagcaggctccaggctctgagctgtcaacgcagagcccgacgccggggctcgaactcatgaagcagCGAGTTCacgacccgagcggaagtcggatgctcaaccgactgagccacccaggcgcccctgaacagtACTCTTTAAAAGGCTGggttttatgttatgtaaatcatatcaataaagctgttaaaaagtCTAGATTACTGCTATATGCAAACATGACTTTGCCTAGCGCGGTACTAAGTTTTCATAGATACAAGAAATTCAACATGGAGTTATCTCTGTGGTTATGTAGACCAGAATTTGCCCTAGGATGGGAGCACTTGATTATGTAAACCTAATAGCAAGAGCCAATCAGTATTAATTCAgtgtttattatatacatataacatcCTGGCAAAAGGGATAGAAAACGTAAAATATGACTACTATGGCTAAATGCCTGAAGAATTATTCACAAGCAGATCTTGTTGTTCAATTCTGGTTAACTGAACCCTCTAGCTAACTAAAGTTCAGAGCTATTCCTAGAGTATGGCCAACCAGGGCCATTCTCTGGACGGACTTAAGAAAAACTGTCAGGCAGCTGAGCAGAGTGGCATTAGGAAAAAGCCCgttttatttgggggtgggggaggtaagGAACAGTGCAGGACAATAGCTCCTCCAtctagtgatttaaaaaaaaaaaagctttttagtgttcattcatttttgagagacagagacagagcgccggtggggaaggggcagagagagaggcagacacagaatccgaagcaggctccaggttctaagttccaagctgtcagcacagagcccgacgcggggctcgaactcacagaccacgagatcgtgatctgagccgaagtctgacgcttaactgactgagccacccaggcgcccccatctggtgacttaaaaagcaaacaaacaggggcgcctggattctgtgtttccctctctctgtcgccccctcccccgctcatgcgcgcgcgctctctctctctctctctctctctctctctctctcgctctctctctctctctcaaaaataaataaacattgaaaaaaattttaagggtcgcctgggtggctcagtccgttgagcgtcagacttcggctcaggtcacgatctcacggtccgtgagttcgggtcccacatcgggctctgtgctgacagctcggagcccggagactttttcggattcggtgtctccctctctctctgctcctcccccactcacgctctgtctctctctgtctctcaaaggtgaataaatgtaaaaaaaaaatttttttttaatttaaaagataaaaagcaaacaaacaattcTATAAACTTTTCTATTACTAGCAAATGTAATAGCACTATAGTGCCACCCTCATGTTGCCTTTCTGCTAATAAATTCATTTCGGCCCATTTATTTTAATGCTGGATTTCTTAATACTCATTGAGGTGAAgaacccacaaaaaaaaaaaaaaaaaaactgtggcaCAAATTATACTTTGACATTGGGACGCCCGTGTACCAATAAAGAAGGTCTTCTACTGAGGTTGAAATGACAATCCCACTGCTTCAACTCTTACGGATAGAAATCTTTGTGAAATACATTGTTCTGATTACCTTCTGCAATAAGAAAAATTCAGTAGACATGATTTAGCAATTCCGTggtcatttttaacttttacttgAGTCTCTGTATATTTTTCGTATGTATCTAATTGCCTTAAAAGTTAAGGATAGCAAATAAAGAAAGTTTTCCAGTTAGCTGAGTAGCAGGCAATGAGGCGTCTTATTTCTTAGAAGACTATACAAAAAGGTATGGCAAGTGTCTTTTAGCTTGGCTTTCACTCTGCAAAGTGTTCGTTATCATTAGTTACCTCATATGTGAGGCTGGCTAGTGGGAACACCTTTTGTGTATGGACTTCCTGAAATATTTCCAGTAACAATCCATCTACTTATTACGCATTTTAACAGGGTAGGTTGAAAAGacagttaaggggcgcctgggtggctcagtcggttaagcgttggacgtcacctcaggtcacgatctcgcggtccgtgagttcgagccctttgtcgggctctgggctgatggctcagagcctggagcctgcttccgattctgtgtctccctctctctctgcccctcccccgttcgtactcttgtctctctgtgtctcaaaaataaataaacattaaaaaaaaattaaaaaaaaaaagacagttaatACCCCAAATTTTAAAACGACTTCGTTGTTGCTTTACCTTTTATCTCAGCATTTGAAGACACAGAACTAAATGCTGTGCAAACGAGTAGGCTATAGAAGCATAGGACGTCCAAATGAACGAAAGCCATTTCTCCAAGATTCAATACCTTGAAATAGCCActctgagaaggaaaaatacaacattttaacTTTGTCTTACTTCAAACAACCAAATGACTCaatgtaattaaaaatgcattcGGAAACTCCTGTGCGCTTTCTCCCAGGATTTGGAAAAACTGCCCCTTTGAACgtggaaaccaaaaaaaatcaagtttggaACCTAAAAACTGGAAAGGGAGGATTCTAGTCTCGTTTTTCTACAAAAGcatgaaaaaggcaaaacaaatgtACCCCAAACCCCCCATATCCCTTCATACCCACCCCACCTAAGGAGACCTTCCCGTACATGGCATGCTAGAGCCAGGATAAGATGACTTCAAATAGCCTTCAGCCTGaggactgactgagccagacccACCAGAGTGTCACTGGCTCACAGTGGGAATTATGAGATCATCGATCTCCATAGCAATCCTCTCTCCTAGCAACAAAGAAAATACACTGATACATATACtcttttttgagatttaaaaagtatttgaaagtTATCTGACAGCTAAGAAAGCACAGAGACTACACCAAAGCCTCGGATACCTCTTTGCtccattttttcataaatattaaatcactGTCCTCTACTCTTTCCTAGAAACATCTTCACAGTTGCCCCAACCAGAAACCTGGGCATTTTTCTCAACTCCTCCCTCTCCCGTATAGCCTCTCCATTATCACTGCCCCTTCCACGATGAGGATCTTCCCGTCAGGATCTCATCATCCAGTCTTTCCTGCCTCCAAACCATTCTCCATACCACGCACAGCAAGAATGACCTCTCTAAAAGGCAAATCTCACTTTTCACCCCTTTCTTAAAACAACACTTCACTGTCATAGAATACAACCTAACAATCTTTACTTTCTTGAAGGATATTGATTGATCAGAATTTAAAGGATTCGTGTCTCCACATACCTACTTGATCAAAAACCACTCTCCTTTCAAAGAAAAATCGCTACTCCCAGCTCTGTACCTCTCCTTGCGTCTATATTCCTGGAGCCAACAATTTCACAGGAAGTTAAGGAGTAAAGATCACTATTCCAACATTCAGggattaccttttttttctccGCTATAAATTCACCAAGTAGGAAAGACCCTCTCTCCTGTACCACCACCCTCTTCAACCTACCTGGCCGATCTGTAATGTTCTAATGTTGGTAAGTTTCCATTATTACATCATAGAATCTTGGGACCAAACTATTAAAGCCAGCATGTATATTGGAGACATTAGCCCAGTCACGTTTACATATTGGGAAGTAAAACTCAGACTTGCTCAAGATTACAGAGCAAGTTAGTAGCAGGGCTGAAGTAGGACAGAACTATGATTCCTAATCCAGTGTATTTCCACCCCTCTTATGCTGGATCCCACAAGTTTGACGATCATGAACGCTTTTCCTCTGGGACTCCAGTATTTAAGTCTTCCTTCAATTAGCTAGCAGGGCTGAATCACAATACCATGCTATTTTTTCTAGGTCTCATAAAAGCATAACAGAACAGCATTTCTCTTCCTGGGGTCCGATAAACCTCTCTCTTCAACTCC
This region of Acinonyx jubatus isolate Ajub_Pintada_27869175 chromosome X, VMU_Ajub_asm_v1.0, whole genome shotgun sequence genomic DNA includes:
- the IL13RA2 gene encoding interleukin-13 receptor subunit alpha-2 isoform X2; amino-acid sequence: MAFVHLDVLCFYSLLVCTAFSSVSSNAEIKVNPPQDFEIVDPGYLGYLCLQWQPPLFLDKFEECTVEYELKYRNIDSEDWKTIITKNLHYNDGFDLNKGVEAKIHTLLPPHCTNGSEVQSLWSEATYWKSPQGSQETKIQEMDCVYYNWQYLLCSWKPGLGVHFHTSYQLFYWYDGLDHATQCPDYIKVDGQNIGCRFPHLEASDYKDFYICVNGSSDTHPIRPSYFIFQLQNIVKPLPPDYLSLTVKNSEEVNLKWSMPQGPIPAKCFIYEIEFTEDDTTWVTTTVENEIRIARISNESQQLCFLVRSKVNIYCSDDGIWSEWSDEQCWKDLSEEKRSLFSSRHILLTE
- the IL13RA2 gene encoding interleukin-13 receptor subunit alpha-2 isoform X1, giving the protein MAFVHLDVLCFYSLLVCTAFSSVSSNAEIKVNPPQDFEIVDPGYLGYLCLQWQPPLFLDKFEECTVEYELKYRNIDSEDWKTIITKNLHYNDGFDLNKGVEAKIHTLLPPHCTNGSEVQSLWSEATYWKSPQGSQETKIQEMDCVYYNWQYLLCSWKPGLGVHFHTSYQLFYWYDGLDHATQCPDYIKVDGQNIGCRFPHLEASDYKDFYICVNGSSDTHPIRPSYFIFQLQNIVKPLPPDYLSLTVKNSEEVNLKWSMPQGPIPAKCFIYEIEFTEDDTTWVTTTVENEIRIARISNESQQLCFLVRSKVNIYCSDDGIWSEWSDEQCWKDDIWKETLVFFLTPFAFVSLFVLLVTCLLLYKQKAVLKTIFQRKKEVFSHQDTFC